The following coding sequences lie in one Phyllopteryx taeniolatus isolate TA_2022b chromosome 4, UOR_Ptae_1.2, whole genome shotgun sequence genomic window:
- the LOC133477333 gene encoding LOW QUALITY PROTEIN: neuronal pentraxin-1-like (The sequence of the model RefSeq protein was modified relative to this genomic sequence to represent the inferred CDS: deleted 1 base in 1 codon) produces MGRGVNGGLRQARYIKAHGSLRLQASVNSSAVLNASAAHCHFTSGTMERLPWKLVLLCCLATSESSAQDSGQTHFICTSVPKDTDLCAATMQNSGPAEDLKTTVMQLRETVLQQKETIMNQKETIRELTTKLSRCESQSLPAAAGPGGRRPGVKNTMGDISRGTAETLAQLGHTLQTLKQRLENLEQYSRGNNTVQANSLKDLLQNKIDDMEKQVLSRVNTLEEAKSGSRNGSEQRNRVESTLTSLHHRITDLEKGKDSRPTDKFQLTFPLRTNYMYAKAKRSLPEMYSFTVCLWIKSNASPGVGTPFSYAVPGQANELVLIEWGNNPMEILINDKVAKLPFLINDGKWHHLCITWTTRDGMWEAFQDGVMRGSGENLAPYHPVKPEGVLVLGQEQDTLGGGFDATQAFVGELANLNMWNRKLSITEIYNLATCNSKAQAGNVFSWMESNIEIFGGATKWAFEPCRSAN; encoded by the exons ATGGGCCGCGGTGTGAATGGGGGGCTGCGTCAAGCGCGCTATATAAAGGCGCACGGCTCGCTGCGGCTGCAAGCTTCGGTGAACAGCTCCGCGGTGCTGAACGCCTCAGCAGCT CATTGTCACTTCACGAGTGGAACCATGGAGCGACTCCCGTGGAAACTTGTGCTCCTTTGTTGCCTGGCCACCTCGGAGAGCTCCGCGCAAGACTCGGGACAGACGCATTTTATTTGCACGTCGGTGCCCAAGGATACGGACTTGTGCGCGGCCACCATGCAGAACAGCGGGCCGGCGGAGGACCTGAAGACCACCGTCATGCAGCTGCGAGAGACCGTGCTGCAGCAAAAGGAGACCATCATGAACCAGAAGGAGACAATCAGGGAACTAACGACCAAGTTGAGTCGCTGCGAGAGTCAGAGCCTCCCGGCCGCGGCGGGACCCGGCGGGAGGCGGCCGGGCGTCAAGAACACGATGGGGGACATCTCACGAGGCACCGCAGAGACCCTGGCCCAGCTGGGACACACTTTACAGACTCTCAAACAGAGACTGGAGAACCTCGAG CAATACAGCCGAGGGAATAACACCGTGCAGGCGAACAGTCTGAAGGATCTGCTTCAAAACAAGATCGACGACATGGAGAAGCAGGTTCTGTCTCGGGTCAACACGTTAGAAGAAGCCAAAAGTGGCTCCAGGAATGGCAGCGAGCAACGGAACCGAGTGGAGTCCACGCTCACTTCTCTGCACCACCGCATCACCGACCTGGAGAAAG GCAAAGACAGCAGACCCACCGATAAGTTCCAGTTGACGTTCCCCCTGAGAACCAACTACATGTACGCCAAAGCCAAGAGGAGTCTGCCTGAGATGTACTCCTTCACCGTGTGTCTGTGGATCAAGTCCAATGCCTCACCAGGGGTGGGGACACCCTTTTCGTACGCTGTCCCGGGTCAGGCCAACGAACTGGTGCTGATTGAATGGGGAAACAACCCAATGGAGATTCTCATTAATGACAAG GTCGCAAAGCTGCCGTTCCTGATCAATGACGGCAAATGGCATCACCTCTGCATCACGTGGACCACCCGagatgggatgtgggaggcctTCCAGGATGGCGTGATGAGGGGCAGCGGTGAGAATCTGGCACCGTATCACCCAGTCAAACCAGAAGGGGTGCTCGTCCTGGGACAGGAGCAG GATACACTAGGGGGAGGCTTTGATGCAACACAAGCCTTTGTTGGTGAGTTAGCAAACCTAAACATGTGGAATAGGAAACTGTCCATCACCGAAATCTACAACTTGGCAACCTGCAACAGTAAAGCACAGGCTGGCAATGTCTTCTCTTGGATGGAGAGCAACATTGAAATATTTGGAGGAGCAACCAAGTGGGCCTTCGAGCCTTGTCGTTCAGCCAACTGA